The following proteins come from a genomic window of Phacochoerus africanus isolate WHEZ1 chromosome 9, ROS_Pafr_v1, whole genome shotgun sequence:
- the RING1 gene encoding E3 ubiquitin-protein ligase RING1 codes for MTTPANAQNASKTWELSLYELHRTPQEAIMDGTEIAVSPRSLHSELMCPICLDMLKNTMTTKECLHRFCSDCIVTALRSGNKECPTCRKKLVSKRSLRPDPNFDALISKIYPSREEYEAHQDRVLIRLSRLHNQQALSSSIEEGLRMQAMHRAQRVRRPMPGSDQTTTMSGGEGEPGEGEGDGEDVSSDSAPDSAPGPAPKRPRGGGAGGSSVGTGGGGTGGVGGGAGSEDSGDRGGTLGGGTLGPPSPPGAPSPPEPGGEIELVFRPHPLLVEKGEYCQTRYVKTTGNATVDHLSKYLALRIALERRQQQEAGEPGGPGGGASDAGGPDGGGGEGGGAGGGDGPEEPALPSLEGVSEKQYTIYIAPGGGAFTTLNGSLTLELVNEKFWKVSRPLELCYAPTKDPK; via the exons GAAGCCATCATGGATGGCACAGAGATTGCAGTTTCCCCTCGGTCACTGCATTCAGAACTCATGTGCCCCATCTGCCTGGACATGCTGAAGAATACGATGACCACCAAGGAGTGCCTCCACCGATTCTGCTCTGATTGCATTGTCACGGCCTTGCGGAGCGG GAACAAGGAGTGCCCTACCTGCCGAAAGAAGCTGGTATCCAAGAGGTCTCTGCGGCCAGACCCCAACTTTGATGCCCTGATCTCTAAGATCTATCCCAGCCGGGAGGAATACGAGGCCCACCAAGACAGGGTGCTCATCCGCCTCAGCCGCCTGCACAACCAGCAGGCACTGAGCTCCAGCATTGAGGAGGGGCTGCGCATGCAGGCCATGCACAG GGCCCAGCGTGTGAGGCGGCCAATGCCTGGGTCAGATCAGACCACAACGATGAGTGGAGGGGAAGGAGAgccgggggagggagagggggatggaGAGGATGTGAGCTCAGACTCCGCCCCTGACTCTGCCCCGGGCCCTGCTCCCAAGCGACCCCGTGGAGGGGGTGCAGGGGGGAGCAGTGTGGGGACAGGGGGAGGTGGCactggtggggtgggtgggggtgccGGTTCTGAAGACTCTGGTGACCGGGGAGGGACCCTGGGAGGGGGAACCCTGGGTCCCCCAAGCCCTCCTGGGGCTCCCAGTCCCCCAGAGCCAGGTGGAGAAATTGAGCTCGTGTTCCGGCCCCACCCCCTGCTCGTGGAGAAGGGAGAATACTGCCAGACTAG GTATGTGAAGACAACTGGGAATGCCACAGTGGACCATCTTTCCAAGTACTTGGCCCTGCGCATTGCCCTTGAACGGAGGCAGCAGCAAGAGGCTGGGGAGCCAGGAGGCCCTGGAGGGGGCGCCTCTGATGCCGGAGGACctgatgggggtggtggggagggcgggggtgCCGGAGGAGGTGACGGCCCTGAGGAGCCTGCCTTGCCCAGTCTGGAGGGTGTCAGCGAAAAGCAGTACACCATCTACATCGCCCCGGGGGGCGGAGCTTTCACG ACACTGAATGGCTCGCTGACCCTGGAGCTGGTGAATGAGAAGTTCTGGAAGGTGTCCCGACCACTGGAGCTCTGCTATGCCCCCACCAAGGATCCAAAGTGA